The Merismopedia glauca CCAP 1448/3 DNA window CTTATTTACCTTTTCTCCAGGAAAGGCTAGCACAAGTTCACTTCCTTGAACTACAAAGCGACCAGGGCGCTGCTCCACCCGCAATAGCAGATTATGCTCTGTGGCAATCTGCATCAATTGGTTGTGATCAATCGCTTGAATGTAACCACTAGCGATGGTCTTAATTGAACTAGCACTTTCATCAAAATCGGAAGGAAGATCTGCAATACTCGTTTCTTGACGCTGCTTTGAGCCACTACGTCCCATCTTTTCGGGAAAAAGCCGATCGATTGCTCCATCAAGATCGTGTCCCACTTGTTGAATCACCCGATCGACTTGAATCGATGAGGCTGAATGATGAATGAAGTAAATCAATACCCCAATGCTGGCGATCGCCAAGCCAATCCCACAGGTCACTGCAAGATGAGGAACAAACTCATTTTCTTCTACCCCATTGATTGTTCGCAGCACCATCAAGCTATAGACAAACGTGGAAATGAAAGTTCCCAGCACTACTTGGTTGCCCGTATCCTGCATGAAGTTACGCAGCAAGCGCGGACCAAATTGGGAAGAGGCAAGCTGAAGCGCCACAATTGTAATGGAAAAAGCCGTGGTGGCAACGCTCACCATTGAACCTGCGATCGCCGAGAGAATCGCCCGTGAGCCATTAGGACCAAGAGAATAAGCCCAGCCTAGATCTCCGATGATGTCCGTTTCTCGACTCTGGTCAATGCTGATAGTAATAAATGAAAGGGCGATGGCCAGCACTACCATAACCGTTGGCACAAACCAGAAACTGGAATGTAAGGAATCCCACAGTTTGCTTAACTTTGCGTATTTCATCGATCGTTCTGAGCCGGATTGTGATTCGCTGAAGATCGATTACCCTCTTTAGCGCCATTGCGTTGAGATTGGCTCTCAGCAAGCTGTCTGATAGCGCTGCTGATACTGTGTGACTTGGGAACTTCGCCTTTTCCGGCGGACCAGCCTTCTCGTTGACGGGTGCGATCGCCATCGGTGGCTTCGGTCTGGTCGTGGAATAAAATCTGCTGTGTTGGGAAGGGCAGATCGATCCCATTCGCTATTAGCTTATTTTTGATATTTGTTAATACGCGATCTTGCAGGTCTAAAATATCGGCACGACGAGGTGGTTGCACCCACCACCGAGCGCGAATATTAACTGTGCTACCTGCTAGTTCTACCACGATCGCATCAGAGGCAGGGTTTTTTAATACTCCATCAGTTTCATTCATTGCCTCTAAAATTAACTCTCTGGCAGTATCGATATCATCGCCGTAACCAATGCCGATGTCATGCTCCAAGCGGCGATTGTTAAACGCGGTGTTGACAGTGACTGAATTGGTAAATAATTCTGAATTGGGAATGACAATCCGCCGACCATCGTAGGTTCTAATCATTGTCGCTCGTGTTTGAATCTGTTCTACAGTTCCCTCAAAATCTTTGAATACGATTTGATCGTCAATTTGAAAGGGTTCAGTCAGGAGGATTAAAATACCCGCCAAGAAGTTTTGCAGAATATCCCGAAACGCAAACCCGATCGCCACCCCACTAATCCCCAGTAGCTGCACCAGATCGGCAGCTTTGATAGAGGGAATCACGATTGATAGGGCAATAAACAAGCCTGCGAGAATAGTTGTCCCTTGAGCTAATCTCCCCAACACTAATCCTAGATTACGAGCCTGACGATGAGAGCGCGTCATTTTTTTGACTGTTCGCTTCAATGTTCTGGCAATAAAAAAGAAAATTGCGAATACAATCAACGCCAGCACGAGGTTAGGCAATAAAACCATGAATTCATTTGCCATTCCCTGAATTTTCTGCCAAACGGCGGTTACTTCTACACTCACAACCAGATTAATCAACACGTCAAAGACAACACTAATACGAAAACTATCAGACGAGCCTCTACCAAAGGTTAGTAGTTTGCCTGAGCGATCGCA harbors:
- a CDS encoding DUF2254 domain-containing protein; its protein translation is MKYAKLSKLWDSLHSSFWFVPTVMVVLAIALSFITISIDQSRETDIIGDLGWAYSLGPNGSRAILSAIAGSMVSVATTAFSITIVALQLASSQFGPRLLRNFMQDTGNQVVLGTFISTFVYSLMVLRTINGVEENEFVPHLAVTCGIGLAIASIGVLIYFIHHSASSIQVDRVIQQVGHDLDGAIDRLFPEKMGRSGSKQRQETSIADLPSDFDESASSIKTIASGYIQAIDHNQLMQIATEHNLLLRVEQRPGRFVVQGSELVLAFPGEKVNKQLAAKIDDAFVLGSQRTQQQDVEFSLNQLVEIAVRALSPGINDPFTAIRCIDQLSAALCHLAQREIPSAYRYDDRNRLRVIAEPIAFADLVDAAFNQIRQYGQSSVAVTIGLLEAIAAIAPFTHRTPEQTALRRHAEMIERGSHQGIAEELDRRDIKERYLAAIQVIERL
- a CDS encoding mechanosensitive ion channel family protein, whose translation is MRVCDRSGKLLTFGRGSSDSFRISVVFDVLINLVVSVEVTAVWQKIQGMANEFMVLLPNLVLALIVFAIFFFIARTLKRTVKKMTRSHRQARNLGLVLGRLAQGTTILAGLFIALSIVIPSIKAADLVQLLGISGVAIGFAFRDILQNFLAGILILLTEPFQIDDQIVFKDFEGTVEQIQTRATMIRTYDGRRIVIPNSELFTNSVTVNTAFNNRRLEHDIGIGYGDDIDTARELILEAMNETDGVLKNPASDAIVVELAGSTVNIRARWWVQPPRRADILDLQDRVLTNIKNKLIANGIDLPFPTQQILFHDQTEATDGDRTRQREGWSAGKGEVPKSHSISSAIRQLAESQSQRNGAKEGNRSSANHNPAQNDR